From Candidatus Neomarinimicrobiota bacterium, a single genomic window includes:
- a CDS encoding carboxypeptidase regulatory-like domain-containing protein, which translates to MRGFVTNKAGIAWIIGILILSMALFTNVDLTLAGDKKATSRLDGKGVKVVDAETGFDGLEWLKLYKSNGWETKEYAGSVAVQAGIDAVQWSPELKVLHKRFSEQARINELRDSRWKILKAFRNSRKVSELSMSKKSTGLGGAYAAGTTTILLNGTNPATINVGDPVVVTISLAGDTAFVNVYWDANGDQEIDAGDFDMFEGEDDNFIVDNGFEDEDLTVGIIRITLNPSGFEDDDFLLLADNGFLFRADDGTAADTAALWINSVPTGFSVSGTVGGPHEDVIMFAESCLDEFCFDFGQSSQNAALATTDASGNYTLHLPTDQAGYWLVGAFDAFGVTGGLFPSPSFTILFVTGDEVGVDFNFITGDATIDVTLKDGLETAIPNIRIFAFSDNFDIGVEETTDASGSVSFNVVGGDWFVFPDEDDLLGNYLVPFTEHIFLPPGGMTSIDMVAHAVDGTITGVTYLDDVATSGIVVRATSDLGFSKTTSAMNVTAGDYSVDVSSAADSPNNGYCVSACHLSMDQFVVTDFEEVQTGAANIDIYVSSAEGYIEGTVFDKDTGDPIEFAGVCASDDSTDGDFNCTGTGPGGSYLLPVLNGTYTVFAFAEGFMPDFVSPVTVNNNTVAVDFFLEQGAGFSLPDVMAVIDIPNDQGRQVRVIWNAASLDFTDVEFYTLWRLVIDMGEVPPAAAPSETQILISQELWDYIDEIPDVGFPEYSYVAPTLGDSISPTEIWWSTFMVRAHTEFGEEFLTGFHGEGYSVDNLIPDAPNLSGMLVSAGNELTWTEIVNEEAKYYTVYRSVNGGDFQPVENT; encoded by the coding sequence ATGAGAGGATTTGTTACAAATAAAGCCGGCATTGCCTGGATAATCGGCATATTGATATTGTCGATGGCTTTATTTACAAACGTTGACCTCACTTTAGCCGGAGATAAAAAAGCGACTTCCCGGCTCGATGGAAAAGGCGTTAAGGTAGTCGATGCCGAAACCGGGTTTGACGGTCTGGAATGGCTGAAGCTTTACAAAAGCAATGGCTGGGAAACAAAAGAGTATGCCGGCTCAGTTGCCGTGCAAGCGGGAATCGATGCCGTTCAATGGTCTCCCGAGCTTAAGGTGCTTCACAAGAGGTTTAGTGAGCAAGCCAGGATAAATGAGCTCCGGGACTCCCGGTGGAAGATTCTTAAAGCATTCAGAAACTCGCGTAAGGTCTCCGAGCTTTCCATGAGCAAAAAGTCTACAGGACTTGGCGGAGCTTACGCCGCGGGGACGACAACCATTCTCCTTAACGGCACGAATCCTGCCACCATCAACGTGGGAGATCCGGTTGTCGTAACTATCTCACTGGCTGGAGATACGGCGTTCGTGAATGTTTATTGGGATGCAAACGGCGACCAGGAAATCGATGCGGGCGATTTTGACATGTTCGAAGGTGAAGACGACAACTTCATCGTGGATAACGGGTTTGAGGACGAGGACCTCACAGTTGGTATCATTAGGATCACTCTCAATCCATCAGGTTTTGAAGACGATGATTTCCTGCTATTGGCTGACAACGGTTTTTTGTTCAGAGCCGATGACGGAACTGCGGCGGACACGGCAGCCCTCTGGATAAATTCGGTGCCAACCGGTTTTTCCGTCTCCGGAACGGTGGGAGGCCCACATGAGGACGTGATAATGTTTGCGGAATCTTGCCTCGATGAATTCTGCTTCGACTTCGGTCAGAGCAGCCAAAACGCGGCTCTTGCGACTACTGATGCTTCCGGTAATTACACGCTGCATCTTCCCACTGACCAGGCTGGTTACTGGTTAGTTGGGGCGTTCGACGCTTTTGGAGTAACGGGCGGTCTGTTCCCTAGCCCATCTTTCACAATCCTATTTGTCACCGGGGATGAGGTTGGAGTTGACTTCAATTTCATTACAGGCGATGCTACGATAGATGTAACTCTTAAGGACGGGTTAGAGACGGCTATCCCGAATATTCGCATCTTCGCGTTTTCTGATAATTTTGACATAGGAGTCGAGGAAACGACGGACGCATCGGGCAGTGTCAGCTTTAACGTAGTGGGAGGAGACTGGTTTGTATTTCCCGATGAGGATGACCTACTCGGGAATTACCTTGTCCCGTTTACGGAGCATATTTTCCTCCCGCCCGGAGGCATGACCTCTATTGACATGGTTGCTCATGCCGTTGATGGTACCATCACCGGAGTCACTTACCTGGACGATGTTGCGACGAGTGGAATCGTTGTAAGAGCAACCTCTGACCTCGGCTTTTCCAAAACGACGAGCGCTATGAACGTAACGGCCGGGGATTATTCAGTAGATGTCTCGTCCGCTGCGGATTCCCCGAACAACGGTTATTGTGTATCAGCGTGCCACCTTTCAATGGATCAATTCGTGGTTACGGATTTTGAGGAAGTACAAACCGGAGCTGCGAACATAGATATTTATGTCTCCTCGGCAGAGGGATATATCGAAGGTACCGTGTTTGACAAGGATACAGGAGATCCGATTGAGTTCGCTGGAGTCTGTGCGAGCGATGATAGTACAGACGGCGATTTTAACTGCACGGGGACTGGTCCGGGTGGGAGTTACCTCCTTCCGGTTCTCAACGGAACGTATACCGTGTTTGCCTTTGCGGAAGGGTTTATGCCCGATTTCGTCAGTCCGGTTACCGTTAACAACAACACTGTCGCTGTGGATTTCTTTCTGGAGCAGGGAGCCGGATTCAGCTTGCCCGACGTTATGGCGGTCATTGACATTCCTAACGACCAGGGTAGACAGGTCCGGGTTATATGGAATGCGGCATCTCTCGACTTCACTGATGTTGAATTTTATACATTGTGGAGACTGGTAATCGACATGGGAGAGGTTCCGCCGGCAGCTGCGCCGAGTGAGACTCAAATACTGATATCCCAGGAGCTATGGGACTACATCGACGAAATACCTGATGTAGGTTTTCCCGAATATTCCTACGTAGCTCCGACTCTCGGGGACAGCATTTCTCCTACGGAGATATGGTGGTCGACGTTCATGGTCAGGGCCCACACCGAGTTCGGCGAGGAGTTCCTCACGGGTTTCCACGGAGA